A stretch of Prunus dulcis chromosome 6, ALMONDv2, whole genome shotgun sequence DNA encodes these proteins:
- the LOC117629817 gene encoding serine/threonine-protein kinase BSK5-like isoform X2: MGAGFSLCLQPSDSFRRSDVVSKLNDSPDTENGSQNEKDSLPSFTEFSLDQLKAATLGFLSGNVVSEGGEGASNVVYKGKLEDGLLVAVKRFNQSDWPDCSQFLAEARAVGQLRSKSLANLIGCCFEGNERLLVAEFMPNETLSKHLFLWETQPMPWTIRLRVALYLAQALEYCSSKGQTLYHDLSASRVLFDPDSNPRLSCFGLFKNNKDGKSNNITNLDFVPPEYLTTSNSVIASVDVKQYSNTRFSCFGLVKNGQDVKSYTSNLLVYLQKTLGQDV, encoded by the exons ATGGGAGCCGGATTCTCTCTTTGCTTACAACCTTCCGATAGCTTCCGGCGGTCTGATGTCGTGTCCAAACTCAACGATTCACCAGACACAG AGAACGGAAGCCAAAATGAAAAGGACTCGTTGCCCAGTTTCACCGAGTTCAGCTTGGACCAACTGAAAGCTGCCACTTTAGGATTCTTGTCGGGAAATGTTGTCTCTGAGGGCGGAGAGGGAGCTTCCAATGTGGTGTACAAAGGGAAGCTGGAAGATGGCCTTTTGGTGGCTGTTAAGCGCTTCAACCAATCTGATTGGCCTGATTGCAGCCAATTTCTT GCAGAAGCTAGAGCTGTGGGGCAGCTGAGGAGCAAGAGCTTAGCAAATTTGATAGGGTGTTGCTTTGAAGGCAATGAGAGATTGCTTGTGGCTGAGTTCATGCCTAATGAAACTCTCTCTAAGCATCTTTTCCTTT GGGAGACCCAGCCCATGCCTTGGACAATAAGGTTGCGAGTGGCTTTGTATCTGGCTCAAGCTTTGGAATATTGCAGCAGCAAAGGGCAGACATTATACCATGATCTCAGTGCTTCCAGAGTCCTGTTTGATCCG GATTCAAATCCTAGGCTCTCCTGCTTTGGCCTTTTCAAGAATAACAAGGATGGCAAGAGCAATAATATTACCAACCTGGATTTTGTCCCTCCAGAATACTTGACGACAAGTAATTCCGTCATTGCTTCAGTTGATGTAAAACAGTATTCAAATACTAGGTTCTCCTGCTTTGGTCTTGTCAAGAATGGCCAGGATGTCAAGAGCTATACTTCCAACCTCCTTGTCTACCTCCAGAAAACTCTTGGACAG GACGTTTGA
- the LOC117629815 gene encoding serine/threonine-protein kinase BSK5-like isoform X1, with the protein MGTRFCLCFRPSNNISNLNDSEDIEAGKENEKYWLPEFSLDQLRAATSGFSSHNVVSELGEKGPNVVYKGKLEDGRLIAVKRYTLSAWPDSRPFLEEAGAVGRLRNERLANLIGCCVEDDERFLVAEFMPNATLFKHLFQWETQPMTWAMRLRVALYVAQALDCCSSKGKALYHDLNAYRVMFDQDGNPRLSCFGLIKNSTDGKSYTNLAFAPPEFLRTGRVIPESMVYSFGTLLLNLLSGRHIPPSHALDLIRDRNFLMLMDSCLEGHFSNDDGTELVRLASKCLQYEPHNRPNFKYIVSALVPLQEQTEVPSYVLMGVPHGTIPPKQTVLSPLGEACSRLDLARIHEILLMIGYKEDEGGQTELSFQMWTDQMQERLNFKKNGDAAFRAKEFASAIDFYTEFIDRGSIESGTLFARRCLCYLMSDMAQEALGDAMQALVRHPEWPTAFYLQAAALKSLGLDNDAEQTLKDGSSICQI; encoded by the exons ATGGGAACCAGATTCTGTCTTTGCTTCCGGCCATCCAATAACATATCCAACCTCAATGACTCGGAAGACATAg AGGCTGGGAAGGAAAACGAGAAGTACTGGCTGCCTGAGTTCAGCTTGGACCAACTAAGAGCTGCCACGTCAGGATTCTCGTCCCATAATGTTGTCTCTGAGCTTGGAGAGAAAGGTCCCAATGTGGTCTACAAAGGGAAGCTGGAAGACGGCCGTTTGATCGCTGTTAAGCGCTACACCCTCTCCGCTTGGCCCGATTCCCGCCCATTTCTT GAGGAAGCTGGAGCTGTGGGGAGGCTAAGAAACGAGCGTTTGGCAAATTTGATTGGGTGTTGCGTTGAGGACGATGAGAGATTCCTTGTGGCTGAGTTCATGCCAAATGCAACTCTCTTTAAGCACCTTTTCCAGT GGGAGACACAGCCGATGACATGGGCAATGAGGTTGAGAGTGGCTTTGTATGTGGCACAAGCTTTAGACTGCTGCAGCAGCAAAGGGAAGGCACTATATCATGATCTCAATGCTTATAGAGTCATGTTTGATCAG GATGGAAATCCCAGACTCTCTTGCTTTGGCCTTATCAAGAATAGCACAGATGGCAAGAGCTATACCAACTTGGCTTTCGCCCCTCCAGAGTTCTTGAGGACAG GAAGAGTGATACCAGAAAGTATGGTTTACAGCTTTGGGACCCTGTTGCTTAATCTGCTCAGTGGCAGACATATCCCTCCAAGCCAT GCACTTGATCTCATACGCGACAGGAATTTTTTGATGCTGATGGACTCATGCTTGGAAGGTCATTTCTCAAATGATGACGGTACTGAGCTGGTGCGGTTAGCCTCCAAATGTTTGCAGTATGAACCTCATAACAggccaaatttcaagtatATTGTGAGTGCACTTGTTCCTCTTCAAGAACAAACTGAG GTTCCATCATACGTTTTGATGGGTGTTCCACATGGAACTATTCCTCCAAAGCAGACAGTGTTGTCACCTCTAGGTGAAGCTTGCTCGAGATTAGATCTTGCTAGAATACATGAAATATTGCTGATGATTGGATACAAGGAAGATGAAGGGGGTCAAACTGAA CTTTCTttccaaatgtggacagaccaAATGCAAGAAAGAttgaactttaaaaaaaatggggaTGCTGCATTTCGAGCAAAAGAATTTGCTAGCGCCATAGATTTTTACACAGAA TTCATTGATCGCGGGAGCATTGAATCGGGAACGTTGTTTGCTAGACGTTGCTTGTGTTACCTGATGAGTGATATGGCACAAGAAGCTCTTGGAGATGCGATGCAGGCTCTTGTACGACACCCTGAATGGCCAACTGCCTTCTATCTCCAAGCGGCTGCCCTGAAGAGCCTAGGATTGGACAATGATGCTGAGCAAACCCTAAAAGATGGTTCATCGATTTGTCAAATTTAG
- the LOC117629815 gene encoding serine/threonine-protein kinase BSK5-like isoform X2, whose product MGTRFCLCFRPSNNISNLNDSEDIEAGKENEKYWLPEFSLDQLRAATSGFSSHNVVSELGEKGPNVVYKGKLEDGRLIAVKRYTLSAWPDSRPFLEEAGAVGRLRNERLANLIGCCVEDDERFLVAEFMPNATLFKHLFQWETQPMTWAMRLRVALYVAQALDCCSSKGKALYHDLNAYRVMFDQDGNPRLSCFGLIKNSTDGKSYTNLAFAPPEFLRTGRVIPESMVYSFGTLLLNLLSGRHIPPSHALDLIRDRNFLMLMDSCLEGHFSNDDGTELVRLASKCLQYEPHNRPNFKYIVSALVPLQEQTEFIDRGSIESGTLFARRCLCYLMSDMAQEALGDAMQALVRHPEWPTAFYLQAAALKSLGLDNDAEQTLKDGSSICQI is encoded by the exons ATGGGAACCAGATTCTGTCTTTGCTTCCGGCCATCCAATAACATATCCAACCTCAATGACTCGGAAGACATAg AGGCTGGGAAGGAAAACGAGAAGTACTGGCTGCCTGAGTTCAGCTTGGACCAACTAAGAGCTGCCACGTCAGGATTCTCGTCCCATAATGTTGTCTCTGAGCTTGGAGAGAAAGGTCCCAATGTGGTCTACAAAGGGAAGCTGGAAGACGGCCGTTTGATCGCTGTTAAGCGCTACACCCTCTCCGCTTGGCCCGATTCCCGCCCATTTCTT GAGGAAGCTGGAGCTGTGGGGAGGCTAAGAAACGAGCGTTTGGCAAATTTGATTGGGTGTTGCGTTGAGGACGATGAGAGATTCCTTGTGGCTGAGTTCATGCCAAATGCAACTCTCTTTAAGCACCTTTTCCAGT GGGAGACACAGCCGATGACATGGGCAATGAGGTTGAGAGTGGCTTTGTATGTGGCACAAGCTTTAGACTGCTGCAGCAGCAAAGGGAAGGCACTATATCATGATCTCAATGCTTATAGAGTCATGTTTGATCAG GATGGAAATCCCAGACTCTCTTGCTTTGGCCTTATCAAGAATAGCACAGATGGCAAGAGCTATACCAACTTGGCTTTCGCCCCTCCAGAGTTCTTGAGGACAG GAAGAGTGATACCAGAAAGTATGGTTTACAGCTTTGGGACCCTGTTGCTTAATCTGCTCAGTGGCAGACATATCCCTCCAAGCCAT GCACTTGATCTCATACGCGACAGGAATTTTTTGATGCTGATGGACTCATGCTTGGAAGGTCATTTCTCAAATGATGACGGTACTGAGCTGGTGCGGTTAGCCTCCAAATGTTTGCAGTATGAACCTCATAACAggccaaatttcaagtatATTGTGAGTGCACTTGTTCCTCTTCAAGAACAAACTGAG TTCATTGATCGCGGGAGCATTGAATCGGGAACGTTGTTTGCTAGACGTTGCTTGTGTTACCTGATGAGTGATATGGCACAAGAAGCTCTTGGAGATGCGATGCAGGCTCTTGTACGACACCCTGAATGGCCAACTGCCTTCTATCTCCAAGCGGCTGCCCTGAAGAGCCTAGGATTGGACAATGATGCTGAGCAAACCCTAAAAGATGGTTCATCGATTTGTCAAATTTAG
- the LOC117629817 gene encoding uncharacterized protein LOC117629817 isoform X1 — MFKYLDDVVEEIGEKNVVQLITINASNYKNAGKKLMEKRKKLWWTPCAAHCIDLMLEDISKLTVFENIIQKGKQLLKFIYGHSWVLSLMRHYTDSKEIIRPVVTRFATVYLTLQSIYKAKRGIMSMFTSQEWHNGPFAKNKDGVVARKMVLHDVNFWSHVAFCIKVVIPLVSVLREVDSEERPAMGYIYELMDAVKEKIAFNCGNVERKYKPIWNKIDKRWGPQRHHPLHAAGYYLNPQLHYEETFTNSKEVREGLYACMDMMLSGDERVQADCQLDNYIYAEGDFGSEVAVKCRKLRSPINWWLRFGRETPELMKFAVRVLSLTCSASGRERNWSTFELIHTKKRNRLEQKRLNALVYVKYNTTLKQRSIQRKRV; from the exons ATGTTCAAGTACTTGGATGATGTAGTAGAAGAAATAGGAGAAAAGAATGTGGTTCAACTGATTACAATTAATGCATCAAATTACAAGAATGCGGGGAAAAAGCTTAtggagaaaaggaagaaattgtGGTGGACTCCATGTGCTGCCCATTGCATTGATTTAATGCTGGAAGATATTAGCAAGTTGACagtttttgaaaatattattcaaaAGGGTAAGCAATTACTGAAGTTCATTTATGGACATTCATGGGTCCTTTCTTTGATGAGGCATTACACTGACAGTAAAGAGATCATCCGTCCAGTGGTGACACGCTTTGCCACTGTTTATCTCACACTTCAGAGCATTTATAAGGCTAAGAGAGGTATTATGTCTATGTTCACCTCCCAAGAATGGCATAATGGTCCATTCGCCAAAAACAAGGATGGAGTTGTGGCTCGTAAAATGGTACTACATGATGTTAATTTTTGGTCTCACGTTGCCTTTTGCATCAAGGTGGTTATTCCACTTGTCTCTGTTTTAAGGGAGGTTGATTCAGAAGAGAGACCTGCAATGGGCTATATTTATGAGTTGATGGATGCAGTAAAGGAGAAGATTGCCTTCAATTGTGGAAATGTGGAGAGAAAGTACAAACCAATTTGgaataaaattgataaaagaTGGGGTCCACAACGTCATCATCCTTTGCATGCTGCTGGTTATTATTTGAACCCGCAATTGCATTATGAAGAAACTTTCACAAACTCTAAAGAAGTGAGGGAAGGTTTGTATGCATGCATGGATATGATGTTGAGTGGAGATGAACGTGTTCAAGCGGATTGCCAATTGGACAATTATATTTATGCAGAAGGAGATTTTGGAAGTGAAGTAGCAGTGAAATGCCGGAAATTGCGATCACCAA TCAATTGGTGGTTGCGTTTTGGGAGGGAGACACCGGAGTTGATGAAGTTTGCTGTTCGAGTCCTTAGCCTTACTTGTAGTGCATCTGGGCGTGAGAGGAATTGGAGCACCTTTGAATTG attcatacaaagaaaagaaatagactTGAACAGAAAAGGCTAAATGCTCTAGTCTATGTGAAATATAATACGACTCTAAAGCAACGAAGTATTCAAAGGAAGAGAGTTTGA